In a genomic window of Sulfurisphaera tokodaii str. 7:
- a CDS encoding 50S ribosomal protein L5 produces the protein MMAETQTVNPMRKLRLEKVTVNIGVGEAGERLQKAYQLLQELTGVKPVYTIAKRTIREFGVRKGAPIGVKVTLRGKKAEEFLNKVLAAVGHRIKASSFDEYGNVSFGIAEHVLIPGTRYDPEIGIFGMDVAITLVRPGFRVARRRRKKAHIPKRHRTVSKEEAMEFLKQNFNVTIVEG, from the coding sequence ATGATGGCAGAAACCCAAACAGTTAATCCCATGAGAAAACTACGACTAGAGAAAGTTACTGTCAATATCGGTGTAGGAGAAGCTGGAGAAAGATTACAAAAAGCATATCAACTTCTTCAAGAACTTACTGGAGTAAAGCCAGTTTATACTATTGCAAAGAGAACAATTAGAGAATTTGGAGTTAGAAAAGGAGCACCTATAGGAGTTAAGGTAACATTGAGGGGTAAAAAAGCTGAAGAATTTCTTAATAAAGTATTAGCTGCTGTAGGTCACAGAATAAAAGCATCCAGTTTTGATGAGTATGGTAATGTAAGTTTCGGAATTGCTGAACATGTTCTTATACCAGGTACTAGATATGATCCAGAGATAGGAATATTTGGAATGGATGTCGCTATAACTTTAGTAAGACCAGGATTTAGAGTAGCAAGAAGAAGGAGAAAAAAAGCTCATATTCCAAAAAGACATAGAACAGTTAGTAAAGAAGAAGCAATGGAATTCCTTAAGCAAAACTTTAATGTAACTATTGTAGAAGGGTGA
- the rpl4p gene encoding 50S ribosomal protein L4: protein MYLELQIKKTHIFDLKGNKVEEIELPIFFSYPVRKDLIRRVFISEFTKALQPKGRDPMAGKRTSALSFGINLGLARVPRVKTTGEAALAPNTVGGRLAFPPTVEKKLVEEVNKKEKKLAIISALSATANMNFVKNRGHVFSIDTLPIIVVDDITKLTKTKEIIEVLESLKVYEDVERVKDRIRIRSGKGKMRGRRYKEPKGPLFVIHENNPVFVKAASNIPGVDVILASDLSVIHLAPGGHPGRLTIYTKSSIDVLRKRFEGRLAL, encoded by the coding sequence ATGTATTTAGAGCTTCAAATTAAAAAAACTCATATTTTTGATCTAAAAGGAAATAAAGTAGAAGAAATAGAATTACCTATTTTCTTTAGTTATCCTGTTAGGAAAGATCTAATTAGAAGGGTATTCATTTCAGAATTCACAAAGGCTCTACAACCAAAAGGAAGAGATCCTATGGCTGGTAAAAGAACTTCAGCTTTAAGCTTTGGTATTAATTTAGGTTTAGCAAGAGTCCCTAGAGTAAAGACAACTGGTGAAGCAGCTTTAGCACCAAATACTGTGGGAGGAAGACTAGCTTTTCCACCAACGGTTGAAAAGAAATTAGTAGAAGAGGTAAATAAGAAAGAAAAGAAACTAGCAATTATAAGTGCATTAAGTGCTACTGCTAATATGAACTTTGTAAAGAATAGAGGTCATGTATTTTCAATTGATACTCTTCCCATAATTGTAGTTGACGATATTACAAAGCTAACTAAAACTAAGGAAATAATTGAGGTATTAGAATCTTTAAAAGTCTATGAAGATGTGGAGAGGGTTAAGGATAGAATTAGAATTAGATCTGGTAAAGGTAAGATGAGAGGAAGAAGATATAAGGAGCCTAAAGGACCGTTATTTGTAATTCATGAGAATAATCCTGTATTTGTCAAGGCCGCAAGCAATATCCCCGGAGTTGATGTAATATTAGCGAGTGATTTAAGTGTAATACATCTTGCACCTGGAGGGCATCCAGGTAGATTAACAATTTATACTAAATCTTCTATTGATGTATTACGTAAAAGGTTTGAGGGGAGGTTAGCATTATGA
- a CDS encoding ribonuclease P component 1 family protein, which translates to MIDLIGSKIKVLGHSDPSLIGREGIILFETKKTFLIQTQNKIIRVLKSNGIFEIYSENRKVILPGSKLVGRIEKRWL; encoded by the coding sequence ATGATTGATTTAATAGGTAGTAAAATTAAAGTTTTAGGTCATTCTGATCCTTCTTTAATAGGTAGAGAAGGGATTATTTTATTTGAAACTAAAAAAACTTTTTTAATTCAGACACAAAATAAAATAATTCGTGTATTAAAAAGTAATGGAATTTTCGAAATATATTCTGAAAATAGGAAAGTCATTTTACCTGGTTCTAAACTTGTTGGTAGAATAGAAAAAAGGTGGTTATAA
- a CDS encoding 50S ribosomal protein L2: MGKKLLQQRAGRGGINFRSPSWRRVGKAKIPNIEGEHIGKVIDIVHNPGTNAPLALIKLDDGTKFYVPSVQGLVVGQKIQIGKNAAISNGNIVEVGNVPEGTIISNIEKTRGDGGKFARSAGTYGVVVGKTGDKVLVKLSSEKIAQVSSNARAIVGVVAGGGVTEKPLLKAGNNYWKYKVKAKKWPHVRGVAMNAVSHPHGGGLHQSVSRPSTVSRNAPPGRKVGHIAARRTGRKEGA; the protein is encoded by the coding sequence ATGGGTAAGAAATTATTACAACAAAGGGCAGGAAGAGGAGGTATTAATTTCAGAAGCCCTAGCTGGAGAAGAGTGGGTAAGGCTAAAATACCAAATATAGAAGGGGAACATATAGGAAAAGTAATTGATATTGTACACAATCCTGGGACAAATGCTCCATTGGCATTGATTAAATTAGATGATGGAACAAAGTTTTATGTTCCTTCTGTCCAAGGACTAGTAGTAGGGCAAAAGATCCAGATTGGTAAAAATGCTGCAATAAGTAATGGTAATATAGTAGAAGTAGGAAATGTACCAGAAGGAACTATAATATCTAATATTGAAAAAACTAGGGGCGATGGAGGAAAATTTGCCAGATCTGCTGGAACATATGGAGTAGTTGTTGGAAAGACAGGTGATAAAGTGCTAGTGAAATTATCATCAGAGAAAATAGCTCAAGTTAGTAGTAATGCAAGAGCTATAGTTGGAGTTGTAGCTGGAGGAGGAGTTACTGAAAAACCATTATTAAAAGCTGGTAACAATTATTGGAAATATAAAGTAAAAGCTAAGAAATGGCCGCACGTAAGAGGAGTTGCAATGAACGCTGTTTCACATCCACATGGTGGTGGTTTACATCAGAGTGTAAGCAGACCGTCAACAGTGTCAAGAAATGCCCCTCCAGGCAGAAAAGTAGGCCATATTGCAGCAAGAAGAACGGGTAGAAAAGAAGGTGCATGA
- the rplX gene encoding 50S ribosomal protein L24 translates to MVSHKPSKQRLLLYNLPKHQRHKLLTAKLSKELQQQYGIKRLAIRKGDTVKVMRGDKDVLNFEGKVVEVNRKTGRIAIEGLTRKKADGTPVYRWIHASKVIITKLDLSDAKRKEIIERKRKAREEYLKKKEQTTEAK, encoded by the coding sequence TTGGTCTCTCATAAACCATCAAAACAAAGATTACTACTCTATAATTTACCCAAACATCAAAGGCATAAATTATTAACAGCAAAATTATCTAAGGAACTACAACAACAATATGGCATAAAGAGATTAGCAATTAGAAAAGGAGACACTGTTAAAGTTATGAGAGGAGACAAAGATGTACTAAATTTTGAAGGAAAAGTAGTAGAGGTTAATAGAAAAACTGGAAGGATAGCTATTGAAGGATTAACAAGAAAAAAAGCTGATGGAACCCCAGTTTATAGATGGATTCACGCTTCAAAAGTAATAATTACTAAATTAGACCTATCTGATGCAAAAAGGAAAGAAATCATAGAAAGGAAAAGAAAAGCAAGAGAAGAATATTTAAAGAAGAAAGAACAAACTACGGAGGCGAAATGA
- a CDS encoding putative RNA uridine N3 methyltransferase yields MFPYPRRKELNVILFTSIFSTDKSLTEITLKMSFILRTLTIFRVSKLFWIDDLRNKYIKRVIIDIINYALKPPYLKKEIKIRKTLSKVGLLNPINIPSHIVEKEAIEGEYRIGSKGFFGLESKINTKSNVILIVNSNPVRIKEYNFYPYYNGFKFYFLNKNNILGKFENLLIASRSGKDPIKYSSEIKDMYEKKGITLIIGPPSGGLLKQLSDYIHVYNFLPNQGVKDIRVEEALISSLSILNFILG; encoded by the coding sequence ATGTTTCCTTATCCAAGAAGAAAAGAGTTAAACGTGATTCTTTTTACATCAATTTTTTCAACAGATAAAAGCTTAACCGAAATTACGTTAAAAATGTCCTTCATACTCAGAACCTTAACTATTTTTAGAGTTTCAAAGCTTTTTTGGATAGATGATTTAAGAAATAAATATATAAAAAGAGTTATTATTGATATAATTAATTATGCACTTAAACCACCATATTTAAAGAAAGAAATAAAAATAAGAAAAACGCTTAGTAAAGTAGGTCTACTTAATCCTATAAATATCCCTTCTCACATAGTGGAAAAAGAAGCTATAGAAGGAGAATATAGAATCGGCTCTAAAGGTTTTTTTGGGTTAGAAAGTAAGATTAATACAAAATCTAACGTTATTTTAATAGTAAACTCTAACCCCGTAAGAATTAAAGAGTACAATTTTTACCCTTACTATAATGGATTTAAGTTTTATTTTTTAAATAAAAATAATATTCTTGGAAAATTTGAAAATCTTCTAATTGCAAGCAGATCTGGAAAAGATCCAATAAAATACTCAAGTGAAATAAAAGATATGTACGAGAAAAAAGGAATAACATTAATTATAGGTCCCCCATCAGGTGGATTATTAAAACAATTGAGTGACTATATACATGTTTACAATTTTTTACCAAATCAGGGGGTAAAAGATATCAGAGTCGAAGAAGCTCTTATTTCATCTCTTTCGATACTTAATTTCATCTTAGGATAG
- a CDS encoding 50S ribosomal protein L6, protein MKAVHLYEEIEIPQGINVNIEGMKIKVKGPKGEIEKDFSHISGIEIRKEDNKIVVETTFADRRKKAQFYSIIAHIENMFTGVTKGYRYYLKIIYTHFPVTVKVSGNEVQIQNLIGEKNIRRAKIMTGVKVNVKGEDIIVEGQDIEKVGQTAANIELASKITGYDRRVFADGIYIYKKEVIGSEQTD, encoded by the coding sequence ATGAAGGCAGTTCATCTATATGAGGAAATAGAAATTCCACAAGGCATTAATGTAAATATTGAAGGAATGAAGATAAAAGTTAAAGGACCTAAAGGAGAAATAGAAAAAGACTTTAGTCATATTAGTGGCATAGAAATAAGAAAAGAAGATAATAAAATAGTTGTAGAGACTACTTTTGCTGATAGAAGAAAAAAAGCTCAGTTTTACTCTATAATTGCACATATAGAAAACATGTTTACTGGTGTTACTAAAGGCTATAGATATTACTTAAAAATTATTTACACACATTTCCCAGTTACGGTTAAAGTTTCTGGCAATGAAGTCCAAATTCAAAACTTAATTGGAGAGAAAAATATTAGAAGAGCAAAAATAATGACCGGTGTAAAAGTGAATGTAAAAGGAGAGGATATCATTGTAGAAGGTCAAGATATTGAAAAAGTAGGACAAACCGCGGCTAACATAGAACTTGCATCAAAAATTACTGGTTATGATAGAAGAGTTTTTGCAGATGGCATTTATATTTATAAAAAAGAGGT
- a CDS encoding 50S ribosomal protein L22 gives MAGWTYPKLDIDENKLAKAVIKNVPASIRDLYNVCKAIRGMKLNDAKQFLNNVLEEKEALPFWKHSHGASHRSNISPKWKVKSGRYPKKAIKYVLKVLENAENNANSKGLDLENVKIVHIAAHKGIILKRYMPRAFGRSTRKYRYTSHIEVILGEV, from the coding sequence ATGGCTGGTTGGACTTACCCTAAATTAGATATTGATGAAAACAAGTTAGCAAAAGCTGTTATAAAAAATGTTCCAGCTTCAATAAGAGATCTTTATAATGTATGTAAAGCTATAAGGGGAATGAAGCTTAATGATGCAAAGCAATTTTTAAATAATGTATTAGAGGAAAAGGAAGCATTACCATTTTGGAAACACTCTCATGGAGCTTCACATAGATCTAATATTTCTCCTAAATGGAAAGTAAAAAGTGGTAGATATCCCAAGAAGGCAATAAAATATGTTCTTAAAGTTCTAGAAAATGCTGAAAATAACGCAAATTCTAAAGGATTAGATCTAGAGAATGTAAAAATAGTTCATATTGCTGCACATAAGGGGATAATATTAAAGAGATACATGCCAAGAGCTTTTGGAAGATCTACACGTAAATATAGATACACTTCTCATATAGAAGTTATCTTGGGAGAGGTGTAA
- a CDS encoding 30S ribosomal protein S19 produces MSLEIPPEWKKFRYRGKSLDELLNMPMDEFIKLLPSRQRRSLKKGFSDKQRRLLEKIRKYVREGKYSKTIKTHVRDMIILPEMVGLKFAVYNGKEFVEFQVVPEMIGHYLGEFSITTKKVEHGEPGLKATRSSLFLAMKG; encoded by the coding sequence ATGTCATTAGAAATCCCACCTGAATGGAAAAAGTTTAGATATAGAGGAAAATCATTAGATGAATTATTAAATATGCCTATGGACGAATTTATTAAATTATTACCTTCAAGACAAAGGAGATCATTAAAGAAAGGGTTTTCAGACAAGCAGAGAAGATTACTAGAAAAAATCCGAAAGTATGTGAGAGAAGGAAAGTATAGTAAAACTATAAAGACTCATGTGAGAGATATGATAATTTTACCAGAAATGGTAGGGTTAAAATTCGCTGTTTATAATGGAAAAGAATTCGTGGAATTTCAGGTAGTCCCAGAGATGATAGGACATTATCTAGGTGAATTCTCGATAACTACGAAGAAAGTAGAACATGGAGAGCCTGGACTTAAGGCTACAAGATCAAGCTTATTCCTAGCTATGAAGGGATGA
- a CDS encoding 30S ribosomal protein S17 — MGKKGALVKNIGIEGVNPPSKTCDDINCPFHGNLRVRGIILEGRLIRYRAEKTGVVERDYLFYDTKYKRYERRRSRIHVHIPPCLDVKEGDNVIIAECRPIAKSVSFVVIGKR, encoded by the coding sequence ATGGGTAAAAAAGGTGCCTTAGTAAAAAATATAGGAATTGAAGGAGTAAATCCACCCTCTAAAACTTGTGATGATATAAATTGTCCATTTCATGGAAACCTAAGAGTGAGAGGAATAATACTAGAAGGAAGACTAATAAGATATAGAGCTGAAAAAACGGGTGTAGTAGAAAGAGATTATTTATTCTATGATACAAAGTATAAGAGATATGAAAGAAGAAGAAGCAGAATCCATGTTCACATACCTCCATGTTTAGATGTCAAAGAAGGAGATAACGTTATAATTGCTGAATGTAGACCTATAGCTAAATCAGTTTCATTTGTGGTTATAGGTAAGAGGTGA
- a CDS encoding 30S ribosomal protein S8: MVNLNPLANALTTIYNNEMRRNKQAIIMPASKLIINVLRAMQKEGYIGEFEFIDDGRSGKIVVQLLGRINKCGPIAPRYPLKYKDLLTLPDYVRRYLPSKEIGVLIISTNKGVMTHKDAIRERIGGVALGYVY; this comes from the coding sequence ATGGTTAATCTAAATCCTTTAGCAAATGCATTAACAACAATCTACAATAATGAGATGAGAAGAAATAAGCAAGCCATAATTATGCCTGCTTCAAAACTTATTATTAATGTATTAAGAGCAATGCAAAAAGAGGGATATATAGGGGAATTTGAGTTTATAGATGATGGTAGATCTGGAAAAATAGTTGTACAACTTTTGGGCAGAATAAACAAATGCGGGCCAATAGCACCACGATATCCTCTTAAATATAAAGATTTACTAACTTTGCCGGACTATGTAAGACGATACTTACCATCAAAGGAAATTGGTGTTCTAATAATTTCTACAAATAAAGGTGTCATGACTCATAAAGATGCCATTAGAGAAAGAATTGGTGGAGTAGCTTTAGGTTATGTTTATTGA
- a CDS encoding 30S ribosomal protein S3 yields MVLVKKYFLQRSMTKVMVDEYLAKQFYNAEYAGVEIVKTPIGTRVIIYAGRPALIIGKGGKTIKQLAQMLERYFGLDNPQITVTSVENPELNARVMAFRLAIALEKGYHFRRAAFITIRRIMNAGALGAEVIISGKLTSERAKYEKLKEGVVYKSGAFLDKIVDRAVAIAMLKPGVYGVEILITKPMKSVDKIELREQPKGPGENMVTVTNVSFIEESQKSGEQK; encoded by the coding sequence ATGGTTTTAGTAAAGAAATATTTCCTTCAAAGATCTATGACAAAAGTAATGGTGGATGAATATTTAGCTAAACAATTTTACAATGCTGAATATGCTGGTGTAGAAATAGTTAAAACACCAATAGGCACAAGAGTTATCATTTATGCTGGAAGACCAGCCCTCATAATAGGAAAAGGTGGTAAAACTATTAAACAATTAGCTCAAATGTTAGAGAGGTATTTCGGTCTAGATAATCCTCAAATAACTGTTACTAGCGTAGAAAATCCAGAGTTAAATGCAAGGGTTATGGCTTTTAGACTAGCAATAGCACTAGAAAAAGGTTATCATTTTAGGAGAGCTGCTTTTATAACCATAAGAAGAATTATGAATGCTGGTGCATTAGGAGCAGAAGTAATTATTAGCGGAAAGCTTACTTCTGAAAGAGCTAAGTACGAAAAACTTAAAGAAGGAGTTGTTTATAAGAGTGGTGCTTTCCTGGATAAGATTGTAGATAGAGCTGTTGCAATAGCTATGTTAAAACCAGGTGTATATGGAGTCGAAATATTAATCACAAAACCAATGAAAAGTGTTGATAAAATTGAACTAAGAGAACAACCTAAAGGACCCGGCGAGAATATGGTAACTGTGACTAATGTAAGTTTCATTGAAGAGTCTCAGAAAAGTGGTGAACAGAAATGA
- a CDS encoding 50S ribosomal protein L23, with protein sequence MIIKEFLTTEKAIKLIESQNTLTVIVNKEATKADIKREIEKMFNVKVDKVNTLITIRGEKKAYVKLKKEFNASDIAHRLGIL encoded by the coding sequence ATGATAATAAAAGAATTTCTTACTACAGAAAAAGCAATAAAACTTATTGAAAGTCAAAATACGTTAACAGTTATTGTAAATAAAGAAGCAACAAAAGCTGATATAAAAAGAGAAATAGAGAAAATGTTTAATGTGAAAGTAGATAAAGTAAATACCTTAATAACGATTAGAGGAGAAAAGAAGGCATATGTAAAGCTTAAAAAAGAATTTAATGCAAGTGATATAGCTCATAGACTAGGAATATTATGA
- a CDS encoding 30S ribosomal protein S14: MGKYKPPAERKYGRGVQVCRRCGSRDSVIQKYGLYLCRQCFREVAYEMGFKKTR, from the coding sequence ATGGGTAAATATAAGCCTCCAGCTGAGAGAAAATATGGAAGAGGAGTACAAGTTTGTAGAAGGTGCGGTAGTAGAGATTCTGTTATTCAAAAATATGGATTATACTTATGTAGACAATGTTTTAGAGAAGTAGCTTATGAAATGGGATTTAAGAAAACGAGGTGA
- a CDS encoding 30S ribosomal protein S4e → MAHITRFEAPWFLNLSKKEYKWTIRANPGPHKLSESIPLALLLKHYLNVAETTREAKRLVVEGKIMVDGRVRKDYKFPVGLMDVISIPSSDLYFRIVPDNIKYLMPVKISKEDAKYKFVRIVNKTTNKNGNIQLNLEDGRNILIPKEKVPEMNYPTLTTLKIEIPSQNIIKSYELSEGKYAIIIGGRNVGLHGVIKTIQYAKYKKRKYSIVTIEQKNGESVQTNLQNVMVIGDSEIDPNVGVR, encoded by the coding sequence TTGGCCCACATAACAAGATTTGAAGCTCCTTGGTTCTTAAATTTAAGTAAAAAAGAGTATAAGTGGACAATAAGAGCTAATCCAGGTCCTCACAAACTATCAGAAAGTATTCCCTTAGCCTTATTATTGAAACATTACTTAAATGTTGCCGAAACAACAAGAGAAGCGAAGAGGTTAGTTGTTGAAGGAAAGATTATGGTTGATGGAAGAGTTAGAAAAGATTATAAGTTTCCTGTAGGATTAATGGATGTTATTTCAATTCCTTCCTCAGATTTGTACTTTAGGATTGTTCCAGATAACATAAAATACTTAATGCCAGTAAAAATTAGTAAAGAAGATGCAAAATATAAATTTGTTAGAATAGTAAATAAAACAACTAATAAAAATGGAAATATACAATTGAATTTAGAAGATGGAAGAAATATTCTAATTCCGAAAGAAAAAGTACCAGAAATGAACTATCCTACTTTAACAACACTAAAAATTGAAATTCCTTCACAAAACATAATTAAAAGTTATGAGCTAAGTGAAGGAAAGTATGCTATAATTATTGGTGGTAGAAACGTAGGATTACATGGAGTAATAAAAACTATTCAATATGCTAAATATAAGAAAAGGAAATACAGTATTGTTACTATTGAACAGAAAAATGGAGAATCTGTACAAACTAATTTACAAAATGTTATGGTTATAGGTGATAGCGAAATCGATCCTAATGTAGGGGTGAGATGA
- a CDS encoding 50S ribosomal protein L14, whose translation MPEKLQVLGSRKGLTPGLQHYTTVTVADNSGAKEAVIIGIYGYKGVLRRIPFANIADLVMVSVRKGTPEVRKQKFKAVIVRQRMPFRRPDGTWIAFEDNAVVIVNPDGTPKGTEIRGPIAKEAAERWPKVASIATMVI comes from the coding sequence ATGCCCGAAAAACTCCAGGTTTTAGGTAGTAGAAAAGGACTTACACCCGGATTACAACATTATACTACAGTAACTGTTGCAGATAATAGTGGTGCTAAAGAAGCTGTGATTATAGGTATTTATGGCTACAAAGGAGTATTAAGAAGAATACCTTTTGCGAATATAGCTGATTTAGTGATGGTTTCAGTTAGAAAAGGTACTCCAGAAGTTAGAAAACAGAAATTTAAAGCTGTAATAGTTAGACAAAGAATGCCATTTAGAAGACCAGATGGAACATGGATTGCTTTTGAAGATAATGCAGTAGTAATAGTAAACCCCGATGGAACACCTAAAGGTACTGAGATAAGAGGACCGATTGCAAAAGAAGCTGCAGAAAGATGGCCTAAAGTTGCAAGTATTGCGACAATGGTGATTTAA
- the leuB gene encoding 3-isopropylmalate dehydrogenase, whose protein sequence is MGFTVALIQGDGIGPEIVSKSKRILAKINELYSLPIEYIEVEAGDRALARYGEALPKDSLKIIDKADIILKGPVGESAADVVVKLRQIYDMYANIRPAKSIPGIDTKYGNVDILIVRENTEDLYKGFEHIVSDGVAVGMKIITRFASERIAKVGLNFALRRRKKVTCVHKANVMRITDGLFAEACRSVLKGKVEYSEMYVDAAAANLVRNPQMFDVIVTENVYGDILSDEASQIAGSLGIAPSANIGDKKALFEPVHGAAFDIAGKNIGNPTAFLLSVSMMYERMYELSNDDRYIKASRALENAIYLVYKERKALTPDVGGNATTDDLINEIYNKLG, encoded by the coding sequence ATGGGCTTTACTGTTGCTTTAATACAAGGAGATGGAATTGGACCAGAAATAGTATCTAAATCTAAGAGAATATTAGCCAAAATAAATGAGCTTTATTCTTTGCCTATCGAATATATTGAAGTAGAAGCTGGTGATCGTGCATTGGCAAGATATGGTGAAGCATTGCCAAAAGATAGCTTAAAAATCATTGATAAGGCCGATATAATTTTGAAAGGTCCAGTAGGAGAATCCGCTGCAGACGTTGTTGTCAAGTTAAGACAAATTTATGATATGTATGCCAATATTAGACCAGCAAAGTCTATCCCGGGAATAGATACTAAATATGGTAATGTTGATATACTTATAGTGAGAGAAAATACTGAGGATTTATACAAAGGTTTTGAACATATTGTTTCTGATGGAGTAGCCGTTGGCATGAAAATCATAACTAGATTTGCTTCTGAGAGAATAGCAAAAGTAGGGCTAAACTTTGCATTAAGAAGGAGAAAGAAAGTAACTTGTGTTCATAAGGCTAACGTAATGAGAATTACTGATGGTTTATTCGCTGAAGCATGCAGATCTGTATTAAAAGGAAAAGTAGAATATTCAGAAATGTATGTAGACGCAGCAGCGGCTAATTTAGTAAGAAATCCTCAAATGTTTGATGTAATTGTAACTGAGAACGTATATGGAGACATTTTAAGTGACGAAGCTAGTCAAATTGCGGGTAGTTTAGGTATAGCACCCTCTGCGAATATAGGAGATAAAAAAGCTTTATTTGAACCAGTACACGGTGCAGCGTTTGACATTGCTGGAAAGAATATAGGTAATCCCACTGCATTTTTACTTTCTGTAAGTATGATGTATGAAAGAATGTATGAGCTATCTAATGACGATAGATATATAAAAGCTTCAAGAGCTTTAGAAAACGCTATATACTTAGTCTACAAAGAGAGAAAAGCGTTAACCCCAGATGTAGGTGGTAATGCGACAACTGATGACTTAATAAATGAAATTTATAATAAGCTAGGCTAA
- the rpmC gene encoding 50S ribosomal protein L29, protein MKSKEILGYDIKEISNQTVEQLIEKKKELQGKLNDLQQELLKRKVEARMGTLKNTASIRNLRKDIARILTLLSIINKEIENKKKESKK, encoded by the coding sequence ATGAAGAGTAAGGAAATATTAGGTTACGATATAAAAGAGATTAGCAACCAAACTGTGGAACAATTAATAGAGAAGAAAAAAGAATTGCAAGGAAAGCTAAATGATTTACAACAAGAATTATTAAAAAGAAAAGTTGAAGCTAGAATGGGGACTCTAAAGAATACTGCTTCTATCAGGAATTTAAGAAAAGATATAGCTAGAATATTAACATTACTTTCAATTATAAATAAAGAAATAGAAAATAAAAAGAAGGAGAGTAAAAAATGA
- a CDS encoding 50S ribosomal protein L3, whose product MGHRKLASPRRGSAGVRPRKRASEILPTPRSWPTIQSNEPKLLGFVGYKVGMSHIFMIDDKPTSPNYGKEIYVPVSVIETPPVIPLAIRAYVMGPKGEPTTLTEYWGDISEDLLKLIQQRKVTRLKIDKEKMKGKLDEINNKLNDILYLRVLIATQPKLVPSLGKKKPEIVEVQVGGGDIKSQLNYVLNILGKPLSVKDVFKEGQLIDIIGVTKGKGFQGVVKRYGVVELPRWHKHRKGSRKVGARGPSFSTPSYVPQPGQMGYHRRTEYNKRILKISDDPNEINPKGGFVNYGIVRNTYLIIEGSIIGAKKRPLFLRYPIRPSWIPQSAPKITYVNLYSQQG is encoded by the coding sequence ATGGGTCATCGTAAGCTTGCTTCGCCAAGGAGAGGTTCCGCAGGTGTACGACCAAGAAAGAGAGCTAGCGAAATTTTGCCTACGCCTAGAAGCTGGCCTACTATACAATCTAATGAACCTAAATTGTTAGGCTTTGTAGGTTACAAAGTTGGCATGAGTCATATTTTTATGATTGACGATAAGCCTACTTCTCCTAATTATGGAAAAGAAATTTATGTTCCAGTTAGTGTTATAGAGACACCCCCAGTCATTCCATTAGCTATTAGAGCCTATGTAATGGGGCCTAAGGGCGAACCTACAACATTAACTGAATATTGGGGAGATATCAGTGAAGATCTTTTAAAATTAATCCAACAAAGAAAAGTAACTAGATTAAAAATAGATAAAGAAAAGATGAAAGGAAAATTAGATGAAATAAATAATAAGTTAAATGATATACTGTATTTAAGAGTCCTTATAGCGACACAACCTAAATTGGTCCCTTCATTAGGTAAAAAGAAACCAGAAATAGTCGAAGTACAAGTAGGAGGAGGAGATATAAAATCACAATTAAATTACGTTTTAAATATTCTTGGCAAACCTCTAAGTGTTAAAGATGTGTTTAAGGAAGGCCAACTAATTGACATTATTGGTGTTACTAAGGGAAAAGGATTTCAAGGCGTAGTAAAAAGATATGGAGTTGTAGAGCTACCTAGATGGCATAAGCACAGAAAAGGTAGCAGAAAAGTAGGAGCTAGGGGCCCTTCATTCTCCACACCAAGCTATGTGCCACAACCAGGTCAAATGGGATACCATAGAAGAACAGAATATAATAAGAGAATTCTAAAAATTTCTGATGATCCAAATGAAATTAATCCTAAAGGAGGGTTTGTGAATTATGGTATTGTTAGAAATACATATTTAATTATAGAGGGTTCAATAATTGGGGCAAAGAAAAGGCCACTATTCCTCAGATATCCTATAAGACCTAGTTGGATACCTCAGTCTGCACCTAAGATAACATACGTTAATTTATATAGTCAGCAAGGGTGA